A single region of the Rhodococcus sp. W8901 genome encodes:
- a CDS encoding ABC transporter permease produces MARTVIDKIVELIVVLFVVSLGTFALVSLIPGDPSVAMLGEGHTPEEYAQARADMGLDDPFLTRYWHWLSGALQGDLGQSMVPPQGPVTESISAAMPVSVQLAVMGLFIAIVVAVPLAMWSARHQGGWIDRAISACTFGVLSIPSFLSGLLLIMVMVNYLGWFPRSQWVRVSEGLGRNLYHAILPAITISLLEMAMFIRILRSDLVMTLKENFILVAKAKGMSNARLLFSDALRPSSFSLITMLGIVLGSMIGSTVIVETLFSLPGMGSLIVRAAQQGDMPMVQGAVLVIALVYVVANGVIDIAYGYLDPRSRRAHV; encoded by the coding sequence ATGGCGAGAACAGTGATCGATAAGATCGTCGAGTTGATCGTCGTGCTCTTCGTCGTCAGTCTCGGTACGTTTGCGCTCGTGTCACTCATCCCGGGTGATCCGTCCGTCGCGATGCTGGGCGAGGGGCACACACCCGAGGAGTACGCGCAGGCGCGGGCGGACATGGGTCTCGACGACCCCTTCCTCACGCGATACTGGCACTGGTTGTCCGGTGCACTGCAGGGCGACCTGGGGCAGTCGATGGTGCCGCCGCAAGGGCCGGTGACCGAGAGCATCAGCGCCGCAATGCCGGTGAGTGTCCAGCTCGCCGTCATGGGCCTGTTCATCGCGATCGTCGTCGCGGTGCCGTTGGCGATGTGGTCCGCCCGTCACCAGGGTGGCTGGATCGACCGTGCGATCAGCGCCTGCACGTTCGGTGTGCTCTCGATCCCCAGCTTCCTGTCGGGCCTGCTGCTGATCATGGTCATGGTCAACTATCTCGGCTGGTTCCCGCGGTCGCAGTGGGTGCGGGTATCGGAGGGACTCGGCCGGAACCTCTACCACGCAATCCTTCCGGCGATCACGATCAGCCTGCTGGAGATGGCGATGTTCATCCGCATCCTGCGCAGCGACCTGGTCATGACGTTGAAGGAGAACTTCATCCTCGTCGCCAAGGCGAAGGGCATGTCGAATGCCCGACTGCTCTTCAGTGATGCGTTGCGGCCGTCGTCGTTCTCGCTCATCACGATGCTCGGCATCGTCCTCGGTTCGATGATCGGCAGCACCGTGATCGTCGAGACGCTGTTCTCGTTGCCGGGCATGGGGTCGCTGATCGTCCGCGCCGCACAGCAGGGCGACATGCCGATGGTGCAGGGGGCGGTCCTGGTGATCGCTCTCGTCTACGTGGTCGCCAACGGCGTCATCGACATCGCGTACGGATACCTCGACCCAAGGAGCCGACGAGCCCATGTCTGA
- a CDS encoding ABC transporter substrate-binding protein, translating to MKRHALARAGIWLTSLATATAMLAGCASGGSGSSTDASDVRSGIVGEQPDGGDPQSGGTVSYATYNGVSSLDPADRQDGGATGGSEMAAIYDLLMRYDSESKEYQPQLAQSLTANADNTVWTLKLRPDAKFSDATPVDAAAVQWSINHYLEKKGTHTQVWKATVADVASPDPATVVFTLKQAWNEFPIMLTTGPGMIVAPSSMATGTFAPVGAGPFRVEKFASQDELVLTASPSYWDGKPHLDKLRFPAIVSEQGKLDALHTGGVQVAYLRGAEAVHSALDSGDTGFVYTFNMGGVGLINQREGRAGADERVRKAIVAGVNPDTFNERVEGGQGLPGSDMFQTGSKWHGDVAGTGYDPEAAKKYLAEAKADGYDGKLTYVGLNDPQTQRSALAFQSMLQAVGFTVDIVYATSINDLVKKTYAQFDYDISYSAFNVLDESPFVRLYGNFFSGSASNVLGYKNPEMDALLGNLQTAPTDEARLGVVEEMQTLVNETSPMVTVSTGKFFIPWSKNVHGITPSADGIMLFGNAWLTADSAS from the coding sequence ATGAAACGTCACGCACTCGCGCGGGCCGGTATCTGGCTCACCTCGCTGGCAACCGCCACCGCAATGCTGGCCGGTTGCGCGAGCGGCGGGTCGGGTTCGTCGACCGACGCTTCCGATGTGAGGTCCGGGATCGTGGGGGAGCAGCCGGACGGCGGCGATCCGCAGTCCGGCGGCACGGTCTCGTACGCCACCTACAACGGTGTGAGCAGTCTCGATCCGGCCGACCGCCAGGACGGCGGCGCCACCGGTGGCAGCGAGATGGCGGCGATCTACGACCTGTTGATGCGCTACGACTCCGAAAGCAAGGAGTATCAGCCACAACTCGCGCAGTCGCTGACCGCGAACGCCGACAACACGGTGTGGACGTTGAAGCTCCGGCCCGACGCGAAGTTCAGTGACGCCACCCCGGTCGATGCTGCGGCGGTGCAGTGGAGCATCAACCACTACCTGGAGAAGAAGGGCACCCACACCCAGGTGTGGAAGGCCACCGTCGCCGACGTCGCCTCGCCCGATCCGGCCACCGTGGTGTTCACGCTCAAGCAGGCGTGGAACGAGTTTCCGATCATGCTCACCACCGGACCGGGCATGATCGTGGCGCCCTCGTCGATGGCGACCGGCACCTTCGCCCCGGTCGGCGCCGGCCCGTTCCGGGTCGAGAAGTTCGCCTCCCAGGACGAGCTCGTCCTGACGGCGAGCCCGTCGTACTGGGACGGCAAGCCGCACCTGGACAAGCTGCGCTTCCCGGCCATCGTCAGTGAGCAGGGCAAGCTCGACGCCCTGCACACGGGTGGCGTCCAGGTCGCGTATCTGCGTGGTGCGGAGGCAGTTCACAGCGCCCTCGACTCGGGCGACACCGGTTTCGTCTACACCTTCAACATGGGTGGAGTCGGCCTCATCAACCAGCGTGAGGGTCGAGCGGGCGCCGACGAGCGGGTCCGCAAGGCGATTGTGGCCGGGGTCAACCCCGACACCTTCAACGAGCGCGTCGAGGGCGGGCAGGGCCTGCCCGGCAGCGACATGTTCCAGACGGGGTCCAAGTGGCACGGCGATGTGGCCGGCACCGGCTACGACCCGGAGGCGGCGAAGAAGTACCTCGCGGAGGCCAAGGCCGACGGATACGACGGCAAGCTCACCTACGTCGGGCTCAACGATCCGCAAACCCAGCGCAGCGCACTGGCCTTCCAGTCGATGCTGCAGGCGGTCGGATTCACCGTCGACATCGTCTACGCGACGAGCATCAACGATCTAGTGAAGAAGACATACGCGCAGTTCGACTACGACATCTCGTACTCGGCGTTCAACGTCCTCGACGAGTCGCCGTTCGTGCGCCTGTACGGCAACTTCTTCAGCGGTTCGGCCTCGAACGTCCTCGGGTACAAGAACCCGGAGATGGACGCACTGCTCGGCAACCTGCAGACCGCTCCCACGGACGAGGCCCGACTCGGGGTCGTCGAGGAAATGCAGACCCTCGTGAACGAGACCTCGCCGATGGTCACGGTCAGCACCGGCAAGTTCTTCATCCCGTGGAGCAAGAACGTCCACGGGATCACGCCCAGCGCCGACGGCATCATGCTTTTCGGAAATGCTTGGCTCACCGCGGATTCGGCTTCCTAG
- a CDS encoding amidohydrolase, giving the protein MDGSGPDRVYVGSVVRSMTGADGATAFAISNGRFVAVGTDSDIRALGGPGTEIVDLRGCTVLPGFIETHVHPHMSGMNGTTVDAGVDSCPDIGTLVEALSTRAATTAAGLPVVASGFDDSLVAEDRGLTVDDLDRAAGDRPVVVRHLSGHGVYVNSFMLRSNGIDRSTPDPEGGVIVRDASGNPTGEFREIPAMRLVVGPDESMPSGDDLDAALRCALEKMASAGVTSFHDMFVTPPMIESYRRLRDSGELTLRGRLYAGFGTLDGFAVDTDGGWDADDFLGVGGVKLISDGSIQLHTGALSEPYHDLGECHCGEMAIPSSDLDEMVARCHGAGRQVAIHTNGDRAIDLALDAIEKAFAASGSAGLPHAGLQHRLEHVQTLREDQIQRMRELGVAASVFVNHVYYWGDRHRDRFLGPERGSRISPVASIAAAEVPSALHCDSPVTPVDPLFTIHTAVNRITREGDVLGPQQRVEALTAVGGYTASAARLGGESDVKRSIRPGLFADFVVLGDDPLTCDPLAIKDIPVLATVFGGDVVYAAERLSCVSPASPVSP; this is encoded by the coding sequence ATGGACGGATCCGGCCCCGACCGCGTCTACGTCGGCAGTGTGGTTCGGTCCATGACAGGTGCCGACGGCGCGACGGCGTTCGCGATCTCGAACGGCCGTTTCGTCGCGGTCGGTACCGACTCGGATATTCGCGCGCTGGGCGGCCCCGGTACCGAGATCGTGGACCTCCGGGGGTGCACGGTTCTTCCCGGCTTCATCGAGACGCACGTGCACCCGCACATGTCGGGGATGAACGGCACGACCGTGGACGCCGGAGTGGATTCGTGCCCGGACATCGGGACACTCGTCGAGGCTCTGTCGACGCGCGCGGCGACCACCGCAGCCGGATTGCCTGTGGTGGCGTCCGGTTTCGACGACAGTCTGGTCGCCGAGGATCGTGGCCTCACCGTCGACGATCTGGATCGTGCCGCGGGGGATCGGCCGGTCGTCGTCCGACACCTGTCGGGACACGGCGTTTACGTCAACTCGTTCATGCTGCGGAGCAATGGCATCGATCGTTCCACCCCGGATCCCGAGGGCGGGGTGATCGTGCGCGACGCGTCGGGTAACCCGACCGGCGAGTTCCGTGAGATTCCTGCCATGCGACTGGTGGTCGGTCCGGACGAGAGCATGCCGTCCGGCGACGACCTCGACGCCGCGCTGCGTTGTGCGCTCGAGAAGATGGCCTCCGCCGGTGTGACGAGCTTCCACGACATGTTCGTGACACCCCCCATGATCGAGTCCTATCGACGTCTTCGTGATTCGGGCGAGCTCACGCTGCGGGGGCGCCTGTACGCCGGCTTCGGCACTCTGGACGGCTTCGCCGTCGACACCGACGGCGGTTGGGATGCCGACGATTTCCTGGGTGTGGGCGGTGTGAAGCTGATCTCGGACGGCTCGATCCAGCTGCATACGGGCGCACTCTCGGAGCCGTACCACGATCTCGGTGAGTGCCATTGCGGCGAGATGGCGATTCCCTCCAGCGACTTGGACGAGATGGTGGCGCGATGCCACGGCGCCGGACGTCAGGTCGCGATCCACACCAACGGTGACCGCGCAATCGACCTCGCACTCGATGCGATCGAGAAGGCGTTCGCAGCGTCCGGGAGCGCCGGCCTCCCACACGCGGGTCTGCAGCACCGATTGGAGCACGTCCAGACGCTTCGTGAGGACCAGATCCAGCGCATGCGCGAACTCGGCGTCGCTGCCTCGGTGTTCGTCAATCACGTCTACTACTGGGGCGACCGCCACCGCGACCGCTTCCTGGGTCCGGAACGCGGCAGCAGGATCAGTCCGGTGGCCTCGATCGCCGCGGCCGAGGTGCCCTCCGCGCTGCACTGCGACAGCCCCGTCACCCCGGTCGATCCTTTGTTCACGATCCACACGGCCGTGAACCGAATCACCCGTGAGGGCGACGTCCTCGGCCCGCAGCAGCGGGTCGAGGCGCTGACCGCCGTGGGCGGATACACCGCGTCGGCTGCTCGGCTCGGCGGCGAATCCGATGTCAAGCGATCGATCCGTCCCGGCCTGTTCGCCGACTTCGTCGTCCTCGGGGACGACCCGCTGACCTGTGATCCCCTCGCGATCAAGGACATTCCAGTTCTCGCGACCGTCTTCGGCGGCGACGTCGTGTACGCGGCCGAGAGACTCAGCTGCGTTTCCCCAGCTTCCCCAGTTTCCCCATAG
- a CDS encoding GntR family transcriptional regulator — MTDPQHVLLAQELIARIQSGEFSVGDKLPTEHELCESRSLARGTVRQALKHLEDAGMISRRRGAGTTVSSPVTMGGHQAFVTSRAGMLSFVRHTRIRHPVTNSVVVDRELAALTGLPTGTEWFCVKGPRVIRESDLPPICWSELYLRADLPYRDMLLTAKFDIANLVRQRIEQEVSATRLAGAVSEALDVESGSAALVVVHRYFDSSDVLEAVGVHIHPADRYRVATSVGSQLTAD, encoded by the coding sequence GTGACCGACCCTCAGCACGTCCTGCTGGCGCAGGAGCTGATCGCCCGGATCCAGTCGGGGGAGTTCAGCGTCGGAGACAAGCTGCCGACGGAGCACGAATTGTGCGAAAGCCGATCCCTTGCCCGCGGCACGGTGCGTCAAGCGCTCAAGCATCTCGAGGATGCCGGGATGATCAGTCGGCGCCGCGGTGCCGGGACCACTGTGTCCTCCCCGGTCACGATGGGCGGACACCAGGCGTTCGTCACGAGCAGGGCCGGCATGTTGTCGTTCGTCCGGCACACTCGAATTCGGCACCCGGTGACCAATAGTGTTGTGGTGGACCGTGAGTTGGCCGCGCTGACGGGTCTGCCCACGGGTACCGAGTGGTTCTGCGTCAAGGGTCCACGCGTGATCCGTGAGTCGGATCTTCCGCCCATCTGTTGGAGCGAGCTGTACCTGCGGGCGGATCTGCCGTATCGGGACATGCTGCTCACCGCCAAGTTCGACATCGCCAACCTCGTGCGGCAGCGCATCGAGCAGGAAGTGAGTGCCACGCGACTCGCGGGTGCGGTCTCCGAGGCGCTCGATGTGGAGAGTGGAAGTGCCGCACTGGTTGTCGTGCATCGGTATTTCGACTCGAGTGACGTTCTCGAGGCGGTCGGGGTCCACATCCATCCGGCGGATCGCTATCGCGTCGCAACGTCGGTCGGCTCGCAGCTCACCGCCGACTGA
- a CDS encoding ABC transporter substrate-binding protein, protein MSKYSRRLGRTLAVAVAGAVALAGCASAEGSDDNGSSGTTTTAYGILGDQGDGGTPVSGGTVSFASYAPVTSLDPTVTQPAGATGGTEMAAVYDVLMRYDTQSKDFQPQLAKSFDESADHLTWTLELRDNVTFSDGTPLDANAVVASIDRYNQRRGANSQVYTQMVQSNVAQDPSTVVFTLKQPWRTFPAMLAYGHGMIVAPASQQGDKFTPIGAGPFTVVSLQPQQELQLKARADYWGGAPNLEGLKFVAIAGEQPKVDALKTDGVDMIYLRNAQTVNAAKAEFPGYIETTSMSMVGQLNGAPGRPAADPRVRQAIAYAVDPEVLNQRVRAGEGMPGTDMFQPWSEWFGDVSGVSPDAAKAKELLDRAKADGFDGKLTYVGVNDPDAQQLALAVQAQMNSVGFDVALEYTSSITDMVKRLYIDRNFDMSYGAYSIADVAPEIRLYSSLSSTSTNNILSYKNPQMDELLSKVLSAPDETAKRAAIVDIQKLVNTDQPFLSWGAGANYVAWSPDVYRANPTVDGIILFDKAFKSN, encoded by the coding sequence ATGAGTAAGTATTCGAGAAGGCTCGGCCGCACGCTGGCGGTCGCGGTCGCCGGCGCGGTCGCACTCGCCGGCTGCGCGAGTGCGGAAGGGTCCGACGACAACGGGTCGTCCGGAACGACGACCACGGCCTACGGCATCCTGGGCGACCAGGGCGACGGTGGGACGCCGGTGTCGGGCGGTACGGTCAGCTTCGCGTCGTACGCCCCCGTGACGAGTCTCGACCCGACGGTGACCCAGCCGGCCGGCGCGACCGGCGGCACCGAGATGGCGGCGGTCTACGACGTCCTGATGCGGTACGACACACAGTCGAAGGACTTCCAGCCACAGCTGGCCAAGTCGTTCGACGAGAGCGCCGACCACCTGACGTGGACGCTCGAGCTTCGCGACAACGTAACCTTCAGCGACGGAACACCGTTGGATGCGAACGCGGTCGTCGCCAGCATCGACCGGTACAACCAGCGTCGCGGCGCCAACTCGCAGGTCTACACGCAGATGGTACAGAGCAACGTCGCGCAGGATCCCTCGACGGTGGTCTTCACGCTGAAGCAGCCGTGGCGGACCTTCCCCGCGATGCTCGCCTACGGGCACGGCATGATCGTCGCGCCCGCGTCCCAGCAGGGCGACAAGTTCACCCCGATCGGCGCCGGCCCGTTCACGGTGGTCAGTCTCCAGCCGCAGCAGGAGCTCCAGCTGAAGGCCCGAGCCGACTACTGGGGCGGCGCACCGAACCTCGAAGGCCTGAAGTTCGTCGCCATCGCGGGCGAACAGCCCAAGGTCGACGCGCTGAAGACCGACGGCGTCGACATGATCTACCTCCGCAATGCGCAGACCGTCAACGCCGCCAAGGCCGAGTTCCCGGGCTACATCGAGACCACGAGCATGTCGATGGTCGGCCAGCTCAACGGCGCGCCGGGACGTCCCGCTGCGGATCCACGCGTCCGCCAGGCGATCGCGTACGCAGTCGATCCCGAGGTCCTCAACCAGCGCGTGCGCGCCGGCGAGGGCATGCCGGGCACCGACATGTTCCAGCCGTGGTCCGAGTGGTTCGGTGACGTCAGCGGCGTGAGCCCCGATGCCGCCAAGGCGAAGGAACTGCTCGACCGGGCGAAGGCCGACGGCTTCGACGGCAAGCTCACCTATGTCGGCGTCAACGACCCCGATGCACAGCAGCTCGCGCTCGCCGTTCAGGCACAGATGAACTCGGTCGGCTTCGACGTGGCGCTGGAGTACACCAGCAGCATCACCGACATGGTCAAGCGTCTCTACATCGACCGCAACTTCGACATGAGTTACGGCGCCTACAGCATCGCGGACGTCGCGCCCGAGATCCGGCTGTACAGCTCGCTGTCGAGCACCTCGACGAACAACATTCTGAGCTACAAGAATCCGCAGATGGACGAGCTGCTCAGCAAGGTGCTCTCGGCTCCCGACGAGACCGCCAAGCGGGCCGCGATCGTGGACATCCAGAAGCTCGTGAACACCGACCAGCCGTTCCTCTCGTGGGGTGCCGGGGCCAACTACGTCGCGTGGTCGCCCGACGTGTATCGGGCCAATCCGACCGTCGACGGAATCATCCTGTTCGACAAGGCTTTCAAGTCCAACTGA
- a CDS encoding N-acyl-D-amino-acid deacylase family protein produces MHDLVIRGGLVVDGTGTEPRAADVAVDAGRITLVGDVTERGRREIDAAGRLVTPGFVDIHTHYDGQVTWDPLLTPSSLHGVTTVVMGNCGVGFAPVVPEQRHWLISLMEGVEDIPGSVLAEGMTWNWETFPDYLDAIDTPHAIDFAAQLPHGALRTYVMGRRGGDHLARPTDEEMERMRDLVAEAVEAGALGWSTSRSAVHKTSNGEPTPSLTASREELTGLALGLAKAGGGVIDFISDFMDEPEEMEFVSAIVEAAQRPMSVSIVQSDRAPDKWRSLLDGLSEISAKQNIPITGQVAPRAVGVMLGWELSWHPFMAYPSYAALADLPREERVARLRRPEVRATILAERPVTDSEFVERLSTRFDQVYLLGDPPNYEPGPNESVAALAERNGVAPAVVAYDAMMECGGRGLLYFPMLNYAAGNLDAVREMIARTDTVPALGDGGAHCGAICDASFPTTLLTHWGRDRKAGGLFPIEWLVKRHTVDTAAVVGLLDRGQVRAGYRADLNVIDFDRLQADRPEVLYDLPTGGRRLMQTASGYVATVVAGEIVFENGEHTGALPGRLVRGAQPAPDAAGAS; encoded by the coding sequence ATGCATGATCTGGTGATCCGTGGGGGCCTCGTCGTCGACGGAACCGGGACCGAGCCTCGTGCAGCGGACGTGGCCGTCGACGCCGGCCGCATCACCCTGGTCGGTGACGTCACCGAGCGGGGACGCCGCGAGATCGACGCCGCGGGTCGGCTCGTCACGCCCGGCTTCGTCGACATCCACACCCACTACGACGGCCAGGTCACCTGGGACCCACTGCTGACGCCGTCGTCGCTGCACGGTGTGACGACGGTGGTGATGGGCAACTGTGGCGTGGGGTTCGCACCCGTCGTACCGGAACAACGTCACTGGTTGATCAGCCTGATGGAGGGTGTCGAGGACATTCCCGGAAGTGTTCTCGCGGAAGGGATGACATGGAACTGGGAGACCTTCCCCGACTATCTCGACGCGATCGACACGCCGCACGCGATCGACTTCGCGGCGCAGCTACCGCACGGCGCGCTCCGCACGTACGTCATGGGCCGTCGGGGCGGTGACCATCTCGCCCGGCCCACCGACGAGGAGATGGAGCGGATGCGCGACCTCGTGGCCGAGGCGGTCGAGGCCGGCGCGCTGGGCTGGTCGACGTCGCGGTCCGCGGTGCACAAGACGTCCAACGGTGAGCCGACGCCCAGCCTCACCGCGTCGCGCGAGGAACTGACCGGACTCGCGCTCGGCCTCGCGAAGGCCGGTGGCGGTGTCATCGACTTCATCTCGGACTTCATGGACGAGCCCGAGGAGATGGAGTTCGTGAGCGCGATCGTCGAAGCGGCCCAGCGGCCGATGTCGGTGTCGATCGTGCAGAGCGACCGGGCCCCGGACAAGTGGCGTTCGCTGCTCGACGGTCTGTCGGAAATCTCTGCGAAGCAGAACATTCCGATCACCGGTCAGGTGGCGCCCCGGGCGGTCGGCGTGATGCTCGGCTGGGAGCTGAGCTGGCACCCCTTCATGGCCTACCCCAGCTACGCGGCGCTCGCCGACCTGCCGCGCGAGGAGCGGGTGGCGCGGCTACGCCGTCCGGAGGTCCGGGCCACGATTCTGGCCGAACGGCCGGTGACGGACAGCGAGTTCGTCGAGCGGCTCTCCACCAGGTTCGATCAGGTCTACCTGCTCGGCGATCCGCCCAATTATGAACCCGGACCGAATGAATCCGTTGCGGCGCTGGCCGAGCGCAACGGTGTGGCGCCCGCCGTGGTGGCATACGACGCGATGATGGAGTGCGGCGGGCGGGGACTGCTGTACTTCCCGATGCTCAACTACGCGGCCGGCAATCTCGACGCGGTGCGGGAGATGATCGCCCGCACCGACACGGTGCCGGCGCTCGGCGACGGCGGCGCCCACTGCGGCGCGATCTGCGACGCGAGCTTCCCCACGACCCTGCTCACGCACTGGGGGCGAGACCGTAAGGCCGGCGGGCTGTTCCCGATCGAGTGGCTCGTCAAGCGGCACACCGTCGACACCGCCGCCGTAGTGGGATTGCTGGATCGCGGTCAGGTACGGGCCGGGTACCGTGCCGACCTCAACGTCATCGACTTCGACAGGTTGCAGGCGGATCGTCCCGAGGTGCTCTACGACCTGCCGACCGGAGGCCGGCGGCTGATGCAGACCGCGTCGGGGTACGTCGCGACCGTCGTCGCCGGTGAGATCGTATTCGAGAACGGGGAGCACACGGGCGCGCTACCCGGACGGCTGGTGCGCGGCGCCCAGCCCGCTCCGGACGCGGCCGGCGCCTCCTGA
- a CDS encoding alpha/beta hydrolase — translation MTRVVQDNRTELDSALQAVANAVAGAGLPPMVELDPDDARLRIRGALQSCAAGPEVASVTTHAVDEYVTVRLYRPGEPRVAGTIVHFHGGGWVTGDLDYADAFCRLMADAAGAAVVSVDYRLAPEHPFPAAIDDAMTALRWVAGAAEGLEPRIVVTGDSAGGNLAAVCANLVGADGDIDVVGQVLVYPVLDSDLTRASYDANSGVFLGAREMRWFLDHYCPDPAERTSPLLAPIRAADLSTTAPAVVVVGGHDPLLDEGVEYAERLAASGVAVDLLDYPSLPHGFLQFTAVSGTARTAADRIASAAARLLETGASKVNSTVGDEHA, via the coding sequence ATGACAAGAGTGGTGCAGGACAACCGAACTGAATTGGATTCCGCGCTCCAGGCCGTCGCGAACGCGGTTGCCGGCGCCGGGCTCCCGCCGATGGTGGAGTTGGATCCGGACGACGCGCGCCTCCGGATCCGGGGTGCGCTGCAGTCGTGTGCCGCCGGACCCGAGGTCGCCTCGGTCACGACGCACGCAGTGGACGAGTACGTCACGGTCCGGCTCTACCGCCCCGGGGAACCCCGGGTCGCGGGGACGATCGTCCACTTCCACGGCGGTGGTTGGGTCACGGGGGATCTCGACTACGCCGATGCCTTCTGCCGGCTCATGGCGGACGCCGCCGGTGCCGCGGTCGTGAGTGTGGACTATCGCCTCGCACCCGAGCATCCGTTCCCGGCCGCGATCGACGACGCCATGACGGCCCTGCGCTGGGTGGCCGGCGCCGCGGAGGGCCTGGAGCCGCGGATCGTCGTCACCGGCGACAGCGCCGGCGGCAACCTGGCTGCGGTGTGCGCCAATCTCGTCGGCGCCGACGGTGACATCGACGTCGTCGGGCAGGTACTCGTCTATCCGGTCCTGGATTCCGATCTCACCCGCGCGTCGTACGACGCCAATTCGGGTGTGTTCCTCGGCGCCCGGGAGATGCGGTGGTTCCTCGACCACTACTGCCCGGACCCCGCCGAGCGGACGTCGCCGCTGCTCGCCCCGATCCGTGCCGCGGACCTCTCGACCACTGCTCCCGCGGTGGTGGTCGTGGGCGGTCACGATCCGCTGCTCGACGAGGGGGTCGAGTACGCCGAACGACTCGCGGCCTCCGGCGTCGCCGTGGACCTGCTGGACTACCCGTCGCTTCCGCACGGGTTCCTCCAGTTCACCGCCGTCTCGGGTACCGCGCGCACCGCGGCGGACCGGATTGCCTCCGCTGCCGCTCGGCTGCTCGAAACCGGTGCCAGCAAAGTGAACTCGACCGTCGGAGACGAACATGCATGA
- a CDS encoding TetR/AcrR family transcriptional regulator, with protein sequence MDAGVPDRLGRPALQDPASLPKGQRERRQRIIDAAGELLVDDDFERIQIRDVAERSGVALGTVYRYFTSKEHLYAAVLRDWSATDPIKHGGAPDPELPPAERIRIRLHHSVHRFEECPTYLRLQNVLRQSADPIVCALFAEFSAQVLGSYREQLFDLPDEDAADVVAVVTAVLAHELILFGLGRQDVAEVHRLLDRTVDMIFPPATAR encoded by the coding sequence GTGGATGCAGGGGTGCCGGATCGGCTGGGCAGGCCGGCGCTGCAGGACCCCGCGTCGCTGCCGAAGGGGCAGCGGGAGCGCCGTCAACGGATCATCGATGCGGCCGGTGAACTGCTCGTCGACGACGACTTCGAACGCATCCAGATCCGCGACGTCGCGGAACGGTCGGGGGTCGCCCTCGGGACCGTGTACCGGTACTTCACGTCCAAGGAACACCTGTACGCCGCCGTCCTGCGAGACTGGTCGGCGACCGATCCGATCAAGCACGGCGGCGCACCCGATCCGGAACTGCCTCCGGCCGAACGGATCCGGATTCGCCTACACCACTCGGTCCACCGGTTCGAGGAGTGCCCGACGTATCTGCGCCTGCAGAACGTGTTGCGCCAGTCGGCCGATCCGATCGTGTGTGCGTTGTTCGCCGAGTTCTCGGCGCAGGTGCTCGGCTCGTACCGCGAGCAGTTGTTCGATCTGCCGGACGAGGACGCCGCGGACGTCGTCGCGGTCGTGACCGCGGTGCTTGCACACGAGCTGATCCTGTTCGGGCTCGGGCGCCAGGACGTCGCCGAGGTCCACCGACTGCTCGACCGCACGGTCGACATGATCTTTCCGCCCGCGACGGCGCGCTGA